In a genomic window of Gossypium arboreum isolate Shixiya-1 chromosome 7, ASM2569848v2, whole genome shotgun sequence:
- the LOC108473067 gene encoding receptor-like protein kinase FERONIA yields MLFLITIVFLILSISPSITSSVPYIPTDYILLNCGASSNTTSYDGRNWVADDDHLYANTSSFSSTASYQDPSVTQVPYVTARFFRGEFTYKFPVSPGTKFLRLYFYPNQYPGLDITSSFFSVAANNYTLLSNFSAYLVSATSPPQAYIVKEFVITVGNKQMMDVTFAPSPNSFAFISGIEVVSMPANLYTGQTYGSLRLIDTNYFFELENSTALDTAYRLNVGGRDVLDVHDSGMFRTWNQDIDYILGAAYGVTYYDQSEATIKYTEATPVYTAPEAVYKSYRSMGPNPYINFNYNLTWLFTVDSGFYYLVRLHFCEKYLQKVNQRVFDIFINNHTAEKAMDVIAVGEGNGIPIYRDYVVRVAQSENELWVALHPNAESKPEYNDAVLNGLEIFKLNNSEGSLAAPNPRPETKPMLKQKYSKEGRFLKPGMVVIGATLSSIVSILLILSLVFWQRKLFLCRTESINRRKVSPNRCRHFSVADILTATNNFDDALIIGRGGFGNVYRGHIPGIQYEVAIKRLNSKSHQGENEFWAEIEMLSQLRYINLVSLIGYCNEKQEMILVYDYMVNGTLRDHLYKNDNIPLQWKQRLQICIGAARGLEYLHSGAVQRIIHRDVKTTNILLDETWVAKVSDFGLSKMGPVLMENAPITTKVKGTFGYMDPEYFRRLHLTEKSDVYSFGVVLFEVLCARPAVDTSLEDDEIGLAGWAFKCVENETIEQIIDPYLHGKIAAECLKVFVEIAKSCLHDVGVERPKMRDVVGMLEFALELQEAAGAKQAVEAGDTINHARTMDELV; encoded by the coding sequence ATGCTATTCTTAATTACTATCGTCTTCCTAATTCTTTCCATTTCACCTTCTATAACAAGTTCAGTTCCTTATATTCCTACTGACTACATACTTTTGAACTGTGGTGCTTCATCAAACACTACATCCTATGATGGCAGAAACTGGGTTGCCGATGATGACCACCTATATGCTAATACCTCTTCTTTTTCATCCACTGCATCCTATCAAGACCCCTCTGTCACTCAAGTTCCTTACGTGACAGCTCGTTTCTTTCGTGGTGAATTCACTTATAAATTCCCCGTTTCACCAGGCACTAAGTTCCTTCGTCTGTACTTTTATCCAAATCAATACCCTGGCCTTGATATTACCAGTTCCTTCTTTTCAGTTGCCGCTAATAATTACACTCTCTTGAGCAATTTCAGTGCCTATTTAGTTTCTGCCACTAGTCCTCCCCAAGCCTATATTGTCAAAGAATTTGTCATCACTGTTGGAAACAAGCAGATGATGGATGTCACCTTCGCCCCTTCACCGAATTCTTTCGCTTTTATCAGTGGGATTGAAGTCGTTTCCATGCCTGCAAATCTCTACACAGGCCAGACATATGGCTCTCTCCGCTTAATAGACACTAATTACTTTTTCGAGCTTGAAAACTCCACTGCTCTTGACACTGCTTATCGGCTTAATGTTGGTGGAAGAGATGTTTTAGATGTGCACGATTCAGGAATGTTCAGAACATGGAACCAAGATATTGACTATATCTTGGGAGCAGCATATGGAGTTACGTATTATGATCAGTCTGAGGCAACAATCAAATACACCGAGGCCACACCAGTGTATACGGCACCGGAAGCTGTGTACAAATCCTATCGTTCAATGGGGCCTAATCCATATATCAACTTCAATTACAATCTTACATGGCTTTTCACAGTTGATTCGGGGTTTTACTACCTCGTTAGGCTCCATTTTTGCGAAAAGTATCTACAGAAAGTGAATCAGCGTGTATTCGACATATTTATTAATAATCATACCGCTGAGAAAGCCATGGATGTGATTGCTGTGGGTGAAGGTAATGGTATTCCAATCTACAGAGATTATGTTGTGAGGGTGGCACAAAGTGAAAACGAACTATGGGTCGCACTACATCCAAATGCCGAATCTAAGCCAGAGTATAATGATGCGGTTTTGAATGGTTTAGAGATTTTCAAGTTGAACAACTCGGAAGGTAGCCTTGCCGCTCCGAACCCTCGACCAGAGACAAAGCCAATGCTTAAGCAAAAGTATTCAAAGGAGGGAAGATTTTTGAAACCGGGAATGGTCGTCATTGGAGCTACACTAAGCAGCATAGTATCAATCCTGCTTATATTGTCCCTTGTTTTTTGGCAAAGGAAACTTTTTTTGTGCAGAACGGAATCCATAAACAGAAGAAAAGTTTCCCCCAATCGATGTAGGCACTTTTCAGTTGCCGATATACTCACTGCAACAAATAACTTTGACGATGCTCTCATTATAGGGCGCGGTGGCTTTGGCAACGTGTACAGGGGTCACATTCCGGGTATTCAATACGAGGTGGCAATTAAGCGACTCAATTCAAAGTCTCACCAGGGTGAAAATGAGTTTTGGGCAGAGATTGAGATGCTCTCTCAGCTTCGCTACATTAACCTTGTGTCGCTTATAGGTTATTGTAACGAAAAACAAGAGATGATTCTTGTTTATGATTATATGGTGAATGGAACCCTTCGTGATCACCTCTATAAAAACGATAATATTCCTCTCCAATGGAAGCAAAGGCTACAAATCTGTATTGGTGCTGCTCGTGGATTAGAGTACCTTCATTCAGGTGCAGTCCAGAGAATCATTCACCGAGATGTGAAGACTACCAACATTTTGTTGGATGAGACATGGGTGGCTAAAGTCTCGGATTTCGGGTTATCGAAAATGGGCCCGGTTCTTATGGAAAATGCTCCAATCACAACTAAGGTGAAAGGTACTTTCGGATACATGGATCCGGAGTATTTTCGAAGGTTACATTTAACAGAGAAGTCCGATGTGTACTCGTTCGGGGTAGTGTTATTCGAAGTCTTGTGTGCTAGACCCGCAGTTGACACAAGTTTGGAAGATGATGAAATAGGTTTAGCTGGTTGGGCTTTCAAGTGTGTAGAAAATGAAACAATTGAGCAAATCATTGACCCTTACTTGCATGGTAAAATTGCAGCAGAGTGTTTAAAAGTATTCGTTGAGATTGCAAAAAGCTGCCTACATGATGTGGGAGTTGAAAGGCCAAAAATGAGAGATGTGGTGGGAATGCTTGAGTTTGCACTGGAATTGCAAGAAGCTGCTGGAGCAAAACAGGCGGTAGAAGCTGGTGATACAATTAATCATGCCCGGACCATGGATGAACTTGTGTAG